In Carcharodon carcharias isolate sCarCar2 chromosome 31, sCarCar2.pri, whole genome shotgun sequence, a genomic segment contains:
- the LOC121271784 gene encoding complement C1q tumor necrosis factor-related protein 1-like translates to MVTRRLLGHVLLSICLTLTTGAPSSELTEEDTSTQGKCTRCCDPHEYPTHPTVAPNPASGPQQDGYYPPYPMAHIHPHINITILKGDKGERGERGPHGKLGKEGPIGLQGPTGSKGDRGQAGIPGDSYKQHYSAFSVGRKKGLHSSDYYQTLVFDTTFVNLYGHFNMFKGKFYCYIPGIYYFNLNIHTWNFKETYLHIMKNDQDMVICYAQPSDRSIMQSQSIMLELQENDEVWVRLYKRERENAVYSDDVDTYVTFNGYLIKPNMD, encoded by the exons ATGGTGACTAGAAGACTCCTGGGGCATGTCCTTCTCTCCATTTGTTTGACACTCACAACTGGAGCCCCTTCCAgcgagctgactgaggaggataCATCGACTCAGGGCAAATGCACCCGGTGCTGCGATCCGCATGAATACCCCACGCATCCAACTGTAGCACCCAACCCGGCATCAGGTCCACAGCAAGACGGTTACTACCCACCATATCCCATGGCACACATCCATCCGCATATCAACATCACCATTCTCAAAG GGGACAAAGGTGAAAGGGGCGAACGAGGGCCTCATGGAAAACTTGGCAAGGAAGGCCCAATAGGATTACAAGGCCCAACGGGATCTAAAGGAGACCGGGGGCAAGCTGGCATCCCCGGGGACTCCTACAAGCAGCACTATTCAGCCTTCTCGGTGGGCCGCAAGAAAGGACTGCACAGCAGTGACTACTACCAAACCTTGGTCTTTGACACGACCTTTGTGAACCTCTACGGTCACTTCAACATGTTCAAGGGCAAGTTCTACTGCTACATCCCAGGAATTTACTACTTCAACCTCAACATCCACACGTGGAACTTTAAGGAGACCTATCTTCACATCATGAAGAATGACCAAGACATGGTCATTTGCTACGCACAACCCAGCGATCGCAGCATTATGCAAAGCCAAAGCATTATGCTGGAGCTGCAAGAGAACGATGAAGTTTGGGTCCGACTTTACAAACGCGAGCGGGAGAACGCCGTCTATAGTGATGATGTTGACACTTATGTCACATTCAATGGCTATTTGATAAAACCCAACATGGACTGA